The Candidatus Cloacimonadota bacterium nucleotide sequence AAACCGAGTGGGTGGGGTGACAAAATGACTGATGAACTTTATACCAACAAGTCTCGATTCGTCATTCCGGACGCAGGTGCTTTAGCGCCGGAGATCCGGAATCCAGACCTTGCGGGAATAGCAAGTCCAAGCGGGGTCGAAACAGACGCAGTCTGTATCGACACCCTCTGAGGGCATTACCTGGACCGTCTGGATTCCGGGCCCGACTGCGTCGTCCCGGAATGACAATCCGATGCCGGCCGGTTGAAAGTTCTGTATCCAGCCGATCCCTCCACCCACTCGGTTTGAAAGAGAGCCTTTTTTTTCGCCTGCGCCCTTAGCTCCTTCCCGTCCGCCCCCCAATCGCCTCCCGCACAGTTCCCGCCCGACAGGCGGGAAGTCTGCGGGAAGTGGGCAAGGGGTGGATGCGAGGGGGCTCAGGGCGGGTCAACTGAGAAATTGGTGGGAATGAAGGGGTGGCGGCTCAGGCGTGCAGGTCCAGACCCAGGGTGTGTATCCTCTTGCTGAGGTTGGATTTGTCCATGCCCAATTGTTTCGCCGCCCGGGTTACGTTGTAGTCGTTGGCCCGCAGGTATTGGCTGATGATGCGGGCTTCGCACTGCCTCAGGTGTTCGCGCAGGGAACTCTGGTAGAGCTCGGCCGCCTCCAGCTCATCCGGCTGCGCCACAAGATCTTCCGGGTTTAAAACATCGCCTGAGGCAAAGATCACGGCGCGCTCCACACAGCTGCGGAGCTCGCGCACGTTTCCCTCCCATTTCTGTTCGCCCATCCAGTCCAGCGCCCGGCGCGATATCTCTTTGGGGGCCTGTTGGTTGCGCCGGCAAAAATCAGCCACGAAATGCCTGGCCAGGGGCGCGATGTCGCAGATCCGCTGGCGCAGGGGCGGGATGTGGATGTGGATGGCATTGAGGCGATAAAAGAGGTCTTCGCGGAACGTTCCGGCGCGGATGGCGTCCTGCAGGTCCTGGTTGGAGGCACTGAGGATGCGGGCGTTGGAGCTTCCCACCTTGCCGCCTATCCTTTGGATCTCGCCTTCGGAAAGGACGCGGAGCAGTTTGGCCTGCACTCCGGCGGGCAATTCCCCCACCTCATCCAGGAAGAGGGAGGTGTTTTGGGCAAATTCAAAATAACCTTTGAATGCTGAAACAGCGCCGGTGAAAGCGCCTTTTTCATAGCCAAAGAGCTCCGCTTCAAAGAGTTCCCGCGGCACAGAGGCGCAATTGATGCTTACCAGTTCGCGGGTGCCAAACTTGCCCAGGCGGTGAATGGCGCGCACGGCCAGTTCCTTGCCCACGCCGGTTTCGCCGGTAACGAGGACGGGGGTGTCAAATTTGGCCGCGGCGCTGATGGCGGTAAAGACCTTTTCCATTTGGGCGGAAACCCCCACCATGCCGATGGCGGCCTGTTCCAGGTGGCGCAATTGCCTTTCCTGCAATATCTTGTTGTTCAGATTGGCGATCCGCAGCAGCAGATGTTCCGGCTCGACGGGCTTTTCGATGAAATCCGTGGCACCCTGCCTGATGGCGCGCACCACATCAGGGATGTGGCCGGATCCTGAGATCATCAGAATGGTCATGCGGGGATATTTTTCCCGCACCTCGTCCAGCAGGTTGAAACCATCCATGAGCGCGGGAAAACAGAGGTCGAGCATCATGATGTCGAAACCGCTTTGCTGCAAGGCCTGGCGCGCCCCCAGGGTATCGAGGGCGAGGGCGACCTCGTAGCCATTTTGGCGCAGAAGATCACCCACCAGCCGGCAAAAGACGGAATCGTCATCCGCCAGCAGGATCCTGGCCCTATCCATCCGCTTCACCCTTCAACCAAAAAGTCACCACAGTGCCCACCCCTTCCTCGCTCTGAACAAGGATGGAGCCGCCCATCGAGGCGATGATCTTTTTGGTTTCGGGCAGTCCGATGCCGGTGCCGCTGTCCTTGGTGGTGAAAAAGGGTTGCCAAATCTCTTCCAAATACTTGGCCGGTATGCCTTTGCCGCTGTCCTCCACTTCGATCATCACGCTCTGTTTGCCGCTCGGGCCGGAGTGGTTGGGAAATCTTTTCACACTGAGGTGCAGGGTCCCACCCTCCGGCATGGCGTCAAGGGCGTTGTTGATCCCGTTGCCCAGCGCTTCTTCGAAACGGATCGGCTCGATCCAGGCTTCCACGGAGGAGAGGTCCCAGTTTTTGATCAGCTTGATCTTCGCCGGGATGGTGAGGCGCTCCAGGCAGTGTTCCACAGAGGGGATGATGTCCTGCAGCTTGAGCTCATAATCCTTGAGCTCGGTGAAGCGCTGGAAGGCGTGGGTGAAGATGCGGATCTGTTCTATTTCGCTGCGGATGATATCCGTATATTTCAGCTGGTTGTCGTCCAGCCCATCCGCCTGTAACGGCTTCAGGGCCAGAATGATGTTGGTGATGTGACGTCTTACGTTGTGGGAGAGCCTGCGGGCGGTATCAGCCCAGGCCAGGGTGGCCGAGGCGTCTTCAGGCGCGGGGAGGTCAGGTTGGGCTGTGATCAGAAACCTGGTGCTCAGGCCCCGCAATTTCTGAACCTGAATGTTGTGTTGAAGCTTTTCGCGGCCCAACTGCAGAGGGCGGTTCAGAACCGCGGCGCCGTGGGCTGAAAAATCAGGCAACAAGGCGGCCAACTCTGGATAGAGGCGGGAAAGCGACTTCAGGTCTCCGGGCGGCAGATTGCCGTTTTCATCTTTCACCAGGCCTAGCAAATAGTCATTCATGTGGATGATCCTATCCTGTGAAGCCATCAGGATCGCGCCCTGGCTGAGGTTGTTGATGGCCATCAGGAATACGCGGCGGCGGTGATAGATGTGGATGAGCAGCAGGATCAGCGTTAGCAGCAGCAATAACGTGAGATAGGCCAGATTCGCCTGGATGAAGCGCGCGAACAGCTGCCCCAGAGGCAGGCGCCGGTATTGGTAATAGCGGACCTCAGCCCCGATGGTCAGCGCGATCTGCGGCGCTTTGCCAAAACCGGCGTTCACGATGTGGACACGGAAACTTTCATCCGGATTGAAAGGGTTGGCCAGCTCGGCCCGGGACTTGAGATCGCTGTTCAGGACCACAAAACGGTTGTCCAGGGTTTGCACCAGGATCTCCTTGTTCCCGTCCAGATCGAGGTCCTCCACACCCCAAACGAAGCTGACGGGATCGCGGAAATTGTGGCGGACCTCCCGGAACTGCTCGTCGAGAACGATGAGCGGGGAATTCAAGGCGGCCAGCAGAATCAGTTTGCGGCCCCTGCCGTCCATCAAATTGTATATGGCTTCCGGGTTGTTGGCTTCCAGATTGCCGTTCAGCGACCAGGTTGACCTCTGCGTGAACCTGGTCCCGGTCCAGTTCAGCCATTTCACGCAATTTTGCACCTCGGCGTTGCCTTTGGTGGAACAAACGGCCAGGATCTCTTTTGTGCCGTCCTCGTCCACGTCGTCGGAGGCCAGCAACACCTGGCTGTACCCTTCGTTAACCAGTTCATGGTGAAGCAGTTGGCCCCTGGCATCGAGCACCATCAACCAGGAATGGGAGTCGTCCATGCCCCGCAGTTCGCGGTTGGTGTTTTTATAGGCGATGGTGCCGCAGACCAGTTCCTTGTCGCCATCCCCGTCAAAATCGTCACAGAGCAGGGATGCGATGCTGGTTGTGATGTCAAAGCGCCATTTCACAGCGCCGCTGTCAAAATCGTAGACCACCAGGCCGCGGGGGTTCACGGTGTAGGCATCCTGGGCCAGACAGACCAATTCGGGCCTGCCATCGTTGTCGATGTCCTCCAGCAGATTGGGAAAGAGGGTCCCGTACCATTCGAAGTCCGGGCGGTTGATCAGCGAATCCGTGCGGGCTATGGCCGCGAAGGCCTTGTCCTCGCGTTTGAGCATGTTTTCCCAGATGTAGTGATAGCCGTGGACGGTGGTGGCTTTTTGGTCGTTGACGCTGAGGAACATCCACCTGTTTTGGTTGCGGGGATCGGTGAGCACCGTGACGCCGCGCAGAGGTTGGGAGAAGTTGATCTGGGAAATGTCTTTGCCGATCTGGTCGCGCACCAGCAGCATGTGGATATTGGTGCCCTGCGGCGCGGCGGAGAGCAGATGGTCGTAGTTGTTGCCGGAGAGGTCGCCAAAGGCCCAGTTGTAGGACACATCCCTCCTGGGGGTTACTTGGCCGGGACCCAGCTCGTGAGTATTGAAACTGCGGCTGTAACGGCAGCTCGGGATGCCCAGAGCAACCAATCCGGCCACCAGTACCAAAAACTTTTTCATACTTCCCCAAATTAATTTTATTGAGGCCAGTCTAATTCACTTCCCCGCCTGTCAAGCAAAATAATCGGCTGATTTCCCGGTTCGGGCACGGCCGGGAGATTCTGCTTGACAGAGATGCGATGCGGCAAAAATGGGAAAGTCGGTCCGGATGCGCGCTGGAACTATTCCCCGGTTGAATTTGGGGACGCCTTCGGGCTGTTGATAAAAATACACAAAAGAAATTAGGAGCCTTGATGCCCTCCATCGCGGATAATCTGAACAGGGAGCGGAAAAAGATAGAGCAAACGCTGCAGAGATGCGGCCGGACGGCCTCGGAGGTGACTCTTGTGGCCGTCACCAAGACCCATCCGGTGGAGGTGGTGGAAGAGGCTTTGCGCCTGGGCATCCGCCATATCGGCGAAAACAAGGTGCAGGAAGCCCTGCGCAAGATACCCCTGCTGAGCGTGCCGCCACAGGGATTTCACTTCATCGGCCACCTGCAATCCAACAAGATCAACAACCTCCTGAGCCTGAATCCCTTGCTGATCCATTCTGTGGACAGCCTGCACATCGCCCGGGAACTGAACCGCTCGCTGGGCCGCAAAAACCTGATTCAGGACATCCTGGTGCAGGTGAACACCACGGCCGAAACCAGCAAAAGCGGTGTGAGCCTGGCCAACGCGGAGGAAATGATCTGGCAGATCGCGGCCCTGCCCTGCCTGCGCGTGCGAGGCCTGATGACCATCGGTTTGATGAGCATCGACGCGGAACGAACCCGGCCCTATTTCCGCCAACTGCGGGAACTTTTCGACCAGCTCAGCCGCCAAAACATCCCCGGGGTGGAACTTAAACACCTCTCCATGGGCATGAGCGACGATTTCGAGGTGGCGCTGGAAGAAGGCTCAAACATGCTGCGGCTGGGTTCCGCGCTGTTTGGCCAAAGGACCCCCGGAGGCGCGCAGTGAACTTTCTGATCATCGCCCTGATCATCGTTTTGGCCTATTTCTACGGCTGCTTTTCCACCGCGCGGATGCTCACCAAAACCTTTCGCTCGCTCAACATCCACAAAGTGGGCACCGGCCTGGCCGACACCGAAAACATCTACACCCACGTGAGCCGCCCCATGGGCGTTCTGGTGGGCGCGCTGGACATCATGAAAGCCCTGCTTTTCCTGCTGGTGGCAGAGCTGCTGTTGAAACTGCTGGATGCCTACAGCCCCATCGCCGGCGGAGAACTGCTGTATCACAGAAACGTGATGCTGCTCTATGGACTGGCGATGCTGGTGGGACACTGTTTGCCGGTAACCCACAGATTCAAGGGCGGGCGCGGGATCTTCACCTACACCGGCTATCTGCTCTATTTCACGCCCTGGCCCATGCTGATCGCGCTTGTTTTGGCCTGGTTGATCGTGGTTATCTGGAAGCAGATCCGCTTCGCCCAATATGTGATCGTGATCCTGCCGGTGCTGCTCACCCACGTTTTCTACGCCTTTTTCCCCGGCATCCGGGAAGAACTGCCCGGCTCCTTTGTGGCCATCATTTGGGGCATCGCCATCCTGATGGGGGCGCTGAACTTCGCCGTCTCCAAAAAACTGGGGGAATTGTAATGCCCGCCAGGCCCCGGCAAAACAAGATCCCTCAACCGGTCCGCAGCGTCCCGGGGCCGCGCCCGCTGCTGAGCGCGATCGACAAGATCACCCTGGCCTACTGCGCCTGGATCGTTATCTACATGACGTTCGGCATCTTTCTGGGCCGGGCCAGCCAACCCGGGATCCATTTGCCCCGGCATCTGCTGATCGCGGGGCTGGTGGTGCTGCTGGCCTGGACCGAGAGCAGGATGGAGCTCTCAGCCAAACCCATGCTGCTCAAGGCCTTGCGCTTCTTCCACGGCATCTACCCGGTGGTCCTGTTCACCTATTTTTACAGCTCGCTGCACTCCGTTAGCCTGATCATCTTTCCCGAATGGCTGGATCCTTGGTTCATGGACCTGGACAGCAGGATCTGGGGTTACCTGCCTTCCCTGGAATGGGGACGGAGGTACAGCCAGCCGTTCTTTCAGGAACTGTTCCACTTCGCCTATTTCTGCTACTACCCCATGATCGGCGGCCTGCCCCTGTACCTCTATCTCAAAAACAGGCCTGCTTTCCGGGAGCTGATCTTCAACCTCACCTTCGTGTTTTACGCCTGTTACGTTTTCTACAGCCTCTTCCCTGTGGTGGGAGGCCGTTTCCACACCGAATCCTACCAACTTTCCCAGTCCTTCCGGGGCGGGCTGTTCACCCACATCATGGCTTTCATTTACAACCGCAGCAGCCATTGGGGCGGCGCTTTTCCCAGTTCCCACGTGGCCATCGCCGTCGTGCTCACCATCGCGGCGCTGAAATTCACCCGCAGATGGGGATACGTGTTTGCCGTGGTCTCCGTTTTCCTCTCCGTCGCCACCGTCTATTGCCACTATCACTGGTTCGTGGACGCCGTGGCCGGATTGTTCACCGGAATTCTGGGCTATTTTGCCGCAAACTGGACCCGCCACCAACTGGAGGTTGACCAAGTATCATGAAAATCCTGCTCATTTTTGCCATAACCTTAATCTGCGCGGAACTTGCAGCCTACGGGGAAGCTCTGCCCATCACCTCCTTCGACTACGGAACCCCGGAAAACAGCGTCTCCCCCACCGCCATCGGCATGGGCTGCCTGAATGTGACCAACGCCAGCGATTTCTATGCCAGCTACTCCAATCCCGCGCTGCTGGGCGCCAACGACTACAGCCTGGTCTCGGCTTCGTTCCGGGTGAAGGGCGACGAGGACATGACGATCGCGGAGGCGGCCCAGTTCAGCAACGTGCTGCGGCCCAGCCAGTTCAAATACGTCACCGTGGTGGCCAAACAAACTGCCTGGACCTATCAGCCCGTGGCCGCCCTCAATATCATAGAAAACCCTGATCCAGCCTGGCCGCACAACCCGTCCGGTTACCGCTATCTGGACTATCAGCTGGACAAGTGGCAGATCACCCTCGCCAGCAGCGACGATTCCTGGCGCCCCATCCGCTTTGGCCTCAACGCCAAATACCTCACCGGCCGGCTGGTGTACCTGCGATCCGCTCGGCCGGACACCACTTTCATCGACACCAAGGTGAGGGGTTTTTCCACCGATCTGGGCCTCACCCTGCAAACTGGCAGCTTCACTTTTGGGCTGGTTTCCACCGACCTGCTTTCCCGGCTGTGGTGGGATTGGGGCTACAACTCGGTGCCCCTGCAAAGCCGCCTGGCCTTTGGCGCCCAATACGGCACGGAATACCTCACCGTGAGCGGGGGAGTTCAGGGCCGGCTTTCCAAAACCCCGGACACCACCTACCATCTGGGCCTGCAGT carries:
- a CDS encoding glycerol-3-phosphate acyltransferase, which codes for MNFLIIALIIVLAYFYGCFSTARMLTKTFRSLNIHKVGTGLADTENIYTHVSRPMGVLVGALDIMKALLFLLVAELLLKLLDAYSPIAGGELLYHRNVMLLYGLAMLVGHCLPVTHRFKGGRGIFTYTGYLLYFTPWPMLIALVLAWLIVVIWKQIRFAQYVIVILPVLLTHVFYAFFPGIREELPGSFVAIIWGIAILMGALNFAVSKKLGEL
- a CDS encoding sigma-54 dependent transcriptional regulator, producing the protein MDRARILLADDDSVFCRLVGDLLRQNGYEVALALDTLGARQALQQSGFDIMMLDLCFPALMDGFNLLDEVREKYPRMTILMISGSGHIPDVVRAIRQGATDFIEKPVEPEHLLLRIANLNNKILQERQLRHLEQAAIGMVGVSAQMEKVFTAISAAAKFDTPVLVTGETGVGKELAVRAIHRLGKFGTRELVSINCASVPRELFEAELFGYEKGAFTGAVSAFKGYFEFAQNTSLFLDEVGELPAGVQAKLLRVLSEGEIQRIGGKVGSSNARILSASNQDLQDAIRAGTFREDLFYRLNAIHIHIPPLRQRICDIAPLARHFVADFCRRNQQAPKEISRRALDWMGEQKWEGNVRELRSCVERAVIFASGDVLNPEDLVAQPDELEAAELYQSSLREHLRQCEARIISQYLRANDYNVTRAAKQLGMDKSNLSKRIHTLGLDLHA
- a CDS encoding phosphatase PAP2 family protein, with protein sequence MPARPRQNKIPQPVRSVPGPRPLLSAIDKITLAYCAWIVIYMTFGIFLGRASQPGIHLPRHLLIAGLVVLLAWTESRMELSAKPMLLKALRFFHGIYPVVLFTYFYSSLHSVSLIIFPEWLDPWFMDLDSRIWGYLPSLEWGRRYSQPFFQELFHFAYFCYYPMIGGLPLYLYLKNRPAFRELIFNLTFVFYACYVFYSLFPVVGGRFHTESYQLSQSFRGGLFTHIMAFIYNRSSHWGGAFPSSHVAIAVVLTIAALKFTRRWGYVFAVVSVFLSVATVYCHYHWFVDAVAGLFTGILGYFAANWTRHQLEVDQVS
- a CDS encoding YggS family pyridoxal phosphate-dependent enzyme, whose protein sequence is MPSIADNLNRERKKIEQTLQRCGRTASEVTLVAVTKTHPVEVVEEALRLGIRHIGENKVQEALRKIPLLSVPPQGFHFIGHLQSNKINNLLSLNPLLIHSVDSLHIARELNRSLGRKNLIQDILVQVNTTAETSKSGVSLANAEEMIWQIAALPCLRVRGLMTIGLMSIDAERTRPYFRQLRELFDQLSRQNIPGVELKHLSMGMSDDFEVALEEGSNMLRLGSALFGQRTPGGAQ